The following coding sequences are from one Eucalyptus grandis isolate ANBG69807.140 chromosome 11, ASM1654582v1, whole genome shotgun sequence window:
- the LOC104424534 gene encoding rhodanese-like domain-containing protein 14, chloroplastic — MAGLTSVTPHPASSSSLHSNFQSSPLVFTPRAAHDHAPCRAALGSFGHLHRSLSTRSVAGGLKVMSAATKPAKSPAEEEWKVKRELLLQKRVRSVDVKEALRLQQENKFVILDVRPEAEYKEAHPPGAINVQIYRLIKEWTAWDIARRAAFAFFGIFAGTEENPDFITTVESKIGKDAKIIVACSAGGTMKPSQNLPEGQQSRSLIAAYLLVLNGYTNVYYLEGGLYTWFKEGLPAASEE; from the exons atggcggGTCTAACTTCGGTCACGCCCCATCCggcatcttcatcttctttgcacTCCAATTTCCAGTCCTCGCCTCTCGTTTTCACTCCGAGGGCCGCTCACGACCATGCCCCCTGCCGCGCCGCGCTTGGATCGTTCGGGCATTTGCACAGGAGCTTGTCGACACGATCTGTTGCTGGCGGGCTGAAAGTCATGAGTGCAGCAACAAAGCCTGCAAAGTCACCAG CTGAAGAAGAATGGAAGGTGAAGAGGGAATTGCTGCTCCAGAaaagg GTAAGGAGTGTGGATGTGAAGGAAGCACTGCGCCTTCAGCAGGAAAATAAGTTTGTAATTCTTGATGTACGACCTGAAGCAGAATACAAGGAG GCTCATCCGCCGGGGGCAATAAACGTGCAAATATATAGGCTCATCAAGGAATGGACGGCATGGGACATTGCGAGGCGAGCTGCATTCGCCTTTTTCGGCATCTTCGCGGGCACGGAGGAGAACCCGGACTTCATAACGA CTGTGGAATCGAAAATCGGTAAAGATGCCAAGATAATCGTGGCTTGCTCAGCCGGTGGCACGATGAAGCCATCTCAAAATCTTCCCGAAGGACAACAATCAAG ATCACTTATTGCTGCATACCTGCTGGTGCTCAACGGCTACACCAATGTCTACTATTTAGAAGGGGGCTTGTATACATGGTTCAAGGAGGGACTGCCGGCAGCTTCTGAAGAGTGA
- the LOC104424535 gene encoding vacuolar protein sorting-associated protein 26B: protein MQHFYHICRWENRKQVPLKKENGQTAMVPLFQSQENISGKVSIEPIQGKKVEHNGVKVELLGQIEMYFDRGNFYDFTSLVRELDVPGELYERKTYSFEFSTVEMPYETYNGVHVRLRYVLKVTINRGYAGSIVEYQDFVVRNYTPPPSINNSIKMEVGIEDCLHIEFEYNKSKYHLKDVIIGKIYFLLVRIKIKNMDLEIRRRESTGSGQNTHVETETLAKFELMDGAPVRGESIPIRLFLSPYELTPTYRNVNNKFSVKYYLNLVLVDEEDRRYFKQQEITIFRLQETSS, encoded by the exons ATGCAACATTTTTATCACATTTGCCGATGGGAAAACCGTAAGCAG GTTCCtctgaagaaggaaaatggcCAAACTGCCATGGTCCCACTATTCCAAAGCCAGGAAAATATATCTGGCAAG GTATCAATAGAACCAATTCAAGGGAAAAAGGTTGAACACAATGGTGTAAAAGTTGAACTCCTGGGTCAGATAG AGATGTATTTTGACAGAGGGAACTTCTATGATTTCACTTCTCTTG TTCGTGAGTTGGATGTCCCTGGTGAATTGTATGAAAGGAAAACATACTCGTTTGAATTTTCTACGGTTGAAATGCCTTATGAGACATATAATGGAGTTCATGTGAGGCTTAG GTATGTCCTGAAAGTAACAATCAACCGTGGTTATGCTGGAAGCATTGTAGAATACCAGGATTTTGTG GTTCGAAATTATACTCCGCCACCATCAATAAACAATAGTATCAAG ATGGAAGTGGGAATTGAAGATTGCCTACACATTGAGTTTGAGTATAATAAAAGCAA GTATCATCTGAAAGATGTCATTattggaaaaatatattttcttctcgTGAGGATCAAGATTAAAAACATGGATCTTGAGATCAGGCGTCGAGAATCAACGGGCTCTGGGCAAAATACTCATGTCGAGACAGAAACCCTTGCTAAATTTGAACTTATGGATGGTGCTCCCGTCAGAG GTGAATCTATACCCATTAGATTGTTTCTTAGTCCTTATGAATTGACACCAACCTACCGGAATGTCAACAACAAGTTTAGCGTGAAGTACTACTTGAACCTTGTTCTTGTTGACGAAGAAGATCGACGGTATTTTAAGCAGCAGGAAATCACAATATTTAGGTTACAAGAGACATCGTCATGA